The DNA region TCTTTCCATAGCATGTTTgcacaaattttatcacaattgcCTTTATCTCTGGGTATATTTCTATTCTTTCTAAAGTTACGTGAACTTTTCTTCTTAATTCAAGATAAATTGCATCTCTGTCACTGCATACTTTTATGTTTGTTTcaatttctgtaataaaaatttcagttacaaaagttttaaaaaaatagagaaaaactaatgtttttctGAGAATAAAACAAGAACTTTTAGAAGTGGGGAGATGGCTTATATACTAATTTGTGTGAAGAACCCAAAAAcctgaaaattatgttttcatttcaGAACGCTTGTTcaagttaaattgaatatttttagagacATGAGTGGGTATTTTGAGGCACGCAACCAATGAAAAGCACTTGCAGTCTTCAAAACTGTCCGCAgtacattgaaaattaaaacattttcatctaTTTAATCACTACAGATTAGAGACATTTTCCTCTTTTCCCATTTTATTTAGGCCACccagatttaaataaatgtcttaaTAAGAAACTTTTTGTAATAGACAATTTAGGATGGCtgagtaataaaacaaattaggaAAACTGTTTCTAAATAGTGTAACAATTATGGCTGCAATATTTCGAGATATTATGAGtcgaatattattatttaagtctCCTATTACGTATATTTGGGTAATAGAACAATTTAGGAAGGCTGGTTCAAGTActgtaacaataataattggAATATTACGAGCCGAACATTACTATTTAGGTTTTCTATTATGCACTGTTATAGTTTGCATTTCcttacagaattattttaaatagcaaacaacttttttagcaaataaaaattagaataacattaaaaactatGAGATGGATTggatacttcaaaaaaaaacctaagtcaaacaaattttgacaacttgaatatggaaaaaattcgGAGAGAGCTACGCAGGATCTGCGTTGCAAAATTTATCCAATGTCATACAAAGCATGATggtatatgtttaataaatacattgttataggaaaatgttatttcatataCACAGGGTTttgaatatgaagaaaattttaagaagaatgaaaaataatctttgctTTCACGCTATCCTACAATAACGAAagagtttttgacatttttttctttttaaatttcttaaaaaatacttaggagactattttgtaactttagaggCATTCTTTTTAcacttatcaataaaatttaaaactttcagaggtttgagagactggaaataatttacaaacaaaaacaagtatttttgaaaatcatttgtCAGAAAATGAAACAACGAGCTTGCAATCTATGTTGGTTACTTTGGTTGTTATTTGCAATcattgcacaaaatttcgtaaacctagcttATTTATGGAgacaatgatatttttattaaaaaaatgcctttttgtcttatgttctttatttacttttcactataattttaagaatattcaataaaataaaacaaaatttctgcagcagttaataattaattgcaaaattatcttaaatttttgacaaaaagtcattaaaaattgcataagatgacaaagaaaaagcatttaaagtagttcttcCATACTGCACATGAGCGGAAAAATGTNATATATTGTTATAGGAAAGTTTTATCATTTCATATACACAGGGTTTTGAATATgaggaaaattttaagaagaatgaAACATAATCTTTGCTTTCAAGCTATCCTACAATAACGAAAGAGTTTTggacactttttttcttttcaaattgctcaaaaaatatttaggagactattttgtaactttagaggaattatttttacacttatcaataaaatttaaaactttcagaggtttgagagactggaaataatttacaaacaaaaacaagtatttttgaaaatcatttgcCAGAAAATGAAACAATGAGCTTGCAATCTATGTTGGTTACTTTGgttgttatttgcaataattgcacaaaatttcgtgAACCTAGCTTATTTATGGAgacaatgatatttttataaaaaatgcctttttgtcttatgttctttatttactttttactataattttaaaaatattcaataaaataaaacaaaatttctgcagcagttaataattaattgcaaaattatcttaaatttttgacaaaaagtcattaaaaattgcataagatGACAAAGAAAAAGCGTTTAAAGTAGTTCTTCCATACTGCACATGAgcaaaaacaatgtaaaaaaaaaaaaatattgtactataGTAATGAATTGTAATTggtaactaatgaaaaaaatagtctgATTTGAATaactagaaaatttaaaaagttcctAGCAATTTTATAAGtactttttatactttctttagaaaaagctagaaatgataaggggttttctacaaattttatgctaaatctttagaaatatttttataactgataaTACCATACAATAATCATCCGTACAGCGAAAAGTAATggtataaggaaagaaaacgTATTTTTATTGGAGATGATCTAGCACATCGgtgttcatttttaataactcttgtttaacaataaaacttgtttctaggtaacaataaaatttgtgaaaaacccTCATCgttcaagatattcaaatcaatttttttttattagttactaaatacaaatcactacaaaattattatttttttaaaaaattttcagaactatgaaagaactactttaaaaacacatatctagtgtaatttttaatgattttttttttcaaattttacaataattttgttattaattgaaaattgcaccaaaaatttgctttaacatttttaaagttatagcaacaaaaaaaaaatttttttaatataaaaatgtcctTTAATTTTTGAGctaagtttatgaaattttatacaattaatgcAAACAACAACTATAGTAATTGATTCAaattacaagcttattgctatattttcaggcataaggggttaaaaaatacttgttttaaaattacaggtCTCACgaatttctgaaagctttaaaattgatgaataaatatgagaaaTCGCATCATCTAAATACctctaaattcataaaataatcctctaaataattcttgagaaattttaaaaaatatcaaaaactgtaAGTGTCTTTTCCATTATTGTAGTAGGTTAGCTTACACAAATctatattcagaaatatatggAACGCTGCAACAAATTTAggatgcaaatatatatattatatatcatcAGCAGcagcattggcacgacagccctttgtgagcctgggccttcctcagaagcttttcccattctgtccttctcccagcaattgttttccagttctttacttttaggatGGCAAAATCCCCATCTACACAGTCCTTCCATCTCTTTTTGGGCCTTCCTCTTGGCCTTTTATTGGAGGGGGTTGCATTAGAGACTCTCAATGCTGTTCGTTCTGGGCTCATTCTCACTACATGCCCGGCCCATCTCattctacttaatttaatagattCAATGATATCATCGCCATCAAAGAtcctatatatttcaaaattatatcttttcctcCAGTTGTCGTTATCGAGTATAGGGCCAAAGATGGTTCGTAGGACCTTCCTTTCGAAGGTTGCTAATAacttttcttccctttttgttAAAGTCCATGTCTCTGAAGCATAAGTCAAAACTGACTTGATTAAtaccttataaaatatattatatatatgctatatatatattatatactatatatatataaacatatattatatactatatatatataaacatatattatatactatatatatatatgtatatattatatatatactttatggtaaaatattacATGTCTAATACTTAGGTCACTGGTCcccaaatgataaaaaagtataaacatttctgtaaaaataagtgCCTTCATCCTTTAAAAATACTGCCATTTTAGTTTTTCaggaaaaggttttttttaaccatctaatttaatgaaaagtccACTTCAGATATATTtagttattgataattatttaattttaatttcatttccttaTTTTAGTAAGACTTTGGTGCTGTCTAGTTAAATAGTGTATTATTCTCATATTATTCAGCCCCAAAGATATTCACACATCATTTACTCtatattaataagtatttttagtgatttttacccttttatttcaaataaataccctttatttaaaaatgcacctttaaatgtttattttcgaataattttctgtttaagacataaaaaaaaagcttttaaattgtttatcaGTTAATACGTTTTTGTTAgtttggcttttttttaaatatttattcacggAGATTGCCTTTTAgcttatctttaattatttgttaaaagcttcaaatttttctgttattttgagAATGAGTAAGAATTACTATGTGaaatttacacataaaatagtttatgagggtaatttaaaagttaaggataaaattcagttattaaagaatattacacattttggtACATTTTAACAGTAGTGAGTGAATGCCCTACCCAAACTCTAAGTGACCTTTTCTGTAGGAAAGCACCCTGccctttattatttataaggaGAACTCGgataattcaatataattttcaccgtgtttacttattttttaatcattaacttTCAATATGCTGCAAATCCACCAACTTTTAATATCTAAGTAATAAAAGATATTGAACTGCTAATAACATTTTACAGAGAGCATacggaaaatagaaaaaatattcttttatttacatagttaataatacaattattattgcATCATAGAATACTAACATAATTATGTATGAAAGCTTTAAAGAGTTAAATCTAATgtatacaaaaaacaaaaaaaactcttgTCACTTAAATGGAAAGTtacatgaaaagaaaatcatacagaaaataaaatctgataagTTTGCAACTAGAACAGTACTGCATCCTATGTTCTACAACAagattttatacataaataatattctgCAGGTCTACatcgaaaattaaaatcatagaaAGAGGTTTTGATTATTGGAGCAATAACAAGCATACAAGAATAAAAAAGCTTAAGTTGCAAATTTCATGATCACACATTCatcatattgcaatttttttttaaatttaaattaaccttttatttataaaaaaaaaactaataaaagggATATGAAAATGGACTAACAAAAATGTGATCTGCCAAGGACACATTTCTTAATAGTTCTTAATTTCCATCTCTGTTCTTGTATCAACCGAAAGCAATTGCatggtgcgtagccaaatcgctcaacaaaaaaaaattcaccttttaagtactacatgcataaacaaaatgcaaaataattttctaagactttacatgatcatgataaaaaaacttgattctgacaaagaactcttttcttgattatattagccatcataaaatgatcaagagatttttcggtttgatATCAGAGGGTGAAAAAAGGAAGCCTGAAATGGAGAATATCTCGAAAATAGTACATACATAGAACATATACTCGAACTTAGTTGCACAtaagagtgcaataatctcaccggaCCCTAGTTCAGTAGACACACACGCGGACTTGCaactatttcatcaaacatgtaaaattatcgGAGCTTTCATATGCTATGGACCAACGGTAACCGAAATAGATTGttgaatgaattataaaaactttgaatagaacaatgtgaaaagcaggCTTTGGCATAATACGAGGCAAAAATCaacatggcaaaaaaaaaaaaatctcatcttCGAAGAGGGAAAAcaaagcacttttcaaaaacactcaatgaaaaaagcaccttttagggcttttaagaaatgaatatcgaaaataagcacttttaaaaaacgctacACACCATGAATTGGGgctgttcaaaaataaaaatttgaaatgaaaataaaaagaaatgtttattcagagactttttttttcatttaaataaattaattcaatattatctATAAAACATGATCATAATAATCAATGTTTAAAGGTCTGTAACAAGATTATGGACAGACTATTAAATCAACATCACATATTCCAAACATAAATTGCTCTGCAATGTGTGTCTCAGTTTTGAGCCCTTTCTGCTGTCTTCATTTCACTTCATAAAGTGTCATATTTACATGTTgtggtattttatatttacaatctATCTACtgtatgattaaataaaaaatttgattcccaAAAGTTTTAATCAGGTGATTCagagtcaaaaaatttatgatgcgCAAGCccggcaatttttttaaatttaaatgttttttagttttaggtttttatttgaaacttttactataaaaaggaacattaaaaaataataaaaaaacatcaataaaacatcaaaaattacaaatttaattcaaatcacATTTGTAATATAGTACACAGTATATGACTAAATATAGTATACGACTATACATGACAGTATATAATACACAGTAAATGAGTATTAAtacctaaaaaattaaataactattaaaaaactaaaaaagctCCGAAGGATGAGAAAATCTAGAGCTCCAGCAAAAGCACAACTATGGTTGGAACTTTCatcatagaataaaataaaactatttacctGAATTCGCCTCACATAATAAAGCATCTAAGCAATTGCATATCTTCTGAACAGTACTTTCACCATTCATcctttttaagctaaaatataaaaatcaatataaatattgccatataaaataataactttctgtaaaacagtttttttgtaaacaaattgtatatttaaattaagtcacACACAAATTAATAGCATAgattagaaaacaataaaatttaaactactataaaattaaaaattcatatgaacATTgactatagtttttttaaagtaagaaatccTATAGTTATTTGTTTGGACCCATAGCAGTAACTATGGTAACAAGGCATATCTATTTAAGTAGGAGTCTGGGGTCACTGTTAAGGTTTTTATTCCGGTCAgagacagaaatttttttttcctcagtctGTTGTCAGGGGTCtatccagacattttgtaaaaggtcctgtttttgtaaaattgtgaaaaaactattcataatttgtgaatacaaaataaacgttaagtcacattctttcaaccagggtcctgctttggTGAATATGCGCAAATAaggcaaaaattgctaaaaaccttttcaagaagtttctAAATTGTAATTAGATAtaagattctgctcaacaattgctgctactaaattacagatgcaacatacaaatattaggtatttagcctatactgctcaacacagtatattcatttcagacgaataatgaaaacaaaatcacttatatttttaataatttcaattgacatattttaaataatacaacttagaaatgtatcacttttaatgcaTTACGCATTAAGTAAGCTTagacaattcttaaatttataatattttatttaaaaaattgccagaaataaatttttatttagataattttatgaataaatacgctattcttgtttcccagtgttttcactacagcgcgagaatctcactcatttttttcttttctagcattcaaaaaagaataatgcGAGAAGATCGTgcactctattaatcaatttcaaaatgcgcGAATCTCGagtatttaggaaaaaatttagtcttctgtcattttgaataaaattcgtttcacttttcttccttgatctttcattattttcaacatcgatcattgttatctagcttccctatttaccagtattgtttaGAACAAGCAGCAGAACAAAACTGCTAAGAGAAGAAAAAGCTGTTAAAGGGCAACATATCTAtggcaaacaaaaaaatagccCATATCTAAAGTATATCTGCAATTGTCGTTTTTAAAATACCTGTGCAGTTATGTGTAGAAATGTATGgttctaatttcaaataaagttaaaagaattaaaaaaaattggaatcatatttttcaattctatagATCTCTGAACAAACTccaaattgattttatgttttattatttatatcttgttattattttttattattataaggtACATATACAGCTCTAAGCAATTATAACTATAACTCTCATGAAACAAATGGTTACTAAGAGCCATTAATGGTAATGCATATAAAAACTAATCGTTTAGTAAAGAAATGAGGTTACATTTCACATCAATATGCACCCTCGATAACAGcttataaacaaaacatattcTCACTTTAAAATGGTCAAGcaactaatgaaaattaatttcaaatcattctaGGCAAACTGAAACTATGCCTTCTACATTTGTTatgttactaaataatttcaagttgcttattctaatttaatgaaacaatgcTTAATATGCTTCTTCACATGTTCAAAGATGATAATTTATAGTAGTTGAAAAAGCCAAGagctgaattttaaagaaacgatAAAAACTCTCGTGCTTTACTCATTACACAACATGGGATCACAGTGTTTAAAGCTTTGCTGATCAGTAATTTGATGTACTCTAAAAAAGAAAggctaaataagaaaaagtaaaatattactaataaaattttacaggcATACCAAgcaataaaactaaactttagACATGTAGAAGATATTGcagaattttgtaaacaaatatgaCAGAATAACGATGGACTCCGCAGATACAGTTAACTTCAAATTTCGCTGAAGTATGATCTTATGCCTTTTCCTGGCTAAGCAACTTATGAACAACACAGCATATGCGCTGCAAATTATTACGTAAAATTTTCACAGTATTCATTCGCGCTGAATGCGGTTTATGCATCACATAAAAAAGAACGCATGCGCAAACTGCTTTTGTAAGGGTTATTCTCACTACAGGTGATTTTTTCGAATCCCTTTCTTAACGGTTAGCAACAGGAGCACCATCTGCAGTTTTTgttcattcataaatataatttaataaagcagTAGCacaattggaaaaatatatctttattgaaattaacagCAACGTAGAATGTATCAAACAATATATTGATATAGAAAATActtttgtagtaaaaatattgGTTCGTTATTTATTTGTGTCCGACATTTTGATAATGTATTCGGCTTGGAGTAATAAGGGCTTATCAATTACATTTCCACGAAAAATAAAAGCTCCTTTGCCTTCACTTTgatgtattttaaacaatttaattagttCTGTAGCCCATTCAATCTTTTCCTCTGATGGCGAGAAAGCCTTTTGTACTACAGGGACTTGCATTGGGTGTATAACTTGTTTACCAGTAAATCCCATGTTAGCACCttcttctgaatattttttaagactatctAAGTCTTTATAGTTTATATGAACCATATCAAttgcttgaattttaaatgctttagcATAAATCACAAACATTTGTCGTGAAGTTACAAGCTCACGGCTATCAGAACTGCGGTTAGCACCAATATCAGCACAAAAATCATCTGCTCCAAAGATCAAACCTTCCAAACGAAAAAAACCTTCCTGAGATAGTTCCATGGCTTTTGCACAAAGAGACCGCAAATTTAATAAGCTAATAGCACtttctactaaaaataataagttcagcattttgaattcttttttaggTTGTAAATGTGATCTTAGCACATCGTTCAGCCACATCAATTGACTAGGATTATCAAGTTTAGGAACCACAAGTGTATCAggaagtttgttattttttaaaatagcaatcaaATCCTCCTCAGCTAATCCACTTTCAACTGAATTAATTCTAACTGCACAATCTGtctttccaaaattaaaagtttgtaacATTTCGCAAATATTTCGACGAGCATCGGCTTTCATATTTGCCGCAACCCCATCTTCACAATCGAGCACAGCGCAATCTACATTGATGCTATtaagttttccaatttttttctgatcatGTCCAGGAACGTAAAGCATCGCTCTTCTTGGCCGAATAGAATCTCTAATCTTTAACTGTGAGTTTGCGTGAAAAGTTCGAACAAAAGGCGTATAAAATAGAATCTTACCTCCCACAGTGAGAGATTTCTGGATACCAAACAATTTAAAGCACAGATGCATCATTTTGTTCACTGCACAACACACACACATAAACACTTACaggaagttatttatttatcaacaaTACAGTAGACAATGTCCACATAACAAATATGGCGTTTATGACCCTGGTACACTGCCCATGCGCTAGTGATGGGTACCTCCTTTAGCTACGGGGTTACCTCATTGCGCGCAGGAGAACCGCACCCTCTGTCCGTCGAAGTTTTGGAATGTGTGTAACTACAAAGTAAAGGAAATTTTCCATCCAAACATTCATTTCTAGTAAATATAGAAACGCCGGTGAATGCACGataatattatttccaaaaatcgGTTGTGAAAAAAGTGTTCAACAACGGCAAGTGAATGCAATTGTTGCAATAAGACACTTTATGTTACACCGATTGGTTCAATAGCGGAGCCGCCAGGGTCAGATAACATACCAGATCTCTGGCGGATCAGCCGGTGTTACttataatttcttagaaaagtaGGTTTCTTATCATATCTTGCACCAGGTATGACTTATTTATACCATGTGgacatatttattaatacttatagcaatcaaagttatttatatcaCTCTGCAATGATAGTTATAGAAGAGGCCTAGCTATGTGTAGCCTTAATCGATATGaccaacaattaaatttttgataattaatgttttaaatcgCTTATTATATCAAATACTCGAAGTAATTCTTGATTGAGTTGTTTCAGATCATTGCTTTCAGATATTATTATTGccataaatacaatatttatgcTAATCTTGATACATTTGACAACTAGGCTtacgttataaaaatatacacatagTAATTTgcattcttatgttctttattcGTTTATTATGTAACTGTACTctatttaatatatcaaaagAAATGCTTAAACACGTACATTCCGTTGCGATTCtgagaaaaatatgcttaaaatttactgaattttacaTTGTCATTGAACAGGTGTAAACATATTAGATTTTTACCTTTgggatttatttattgttttatgattGCTGCAAATATACTATCTTACTCTAATACTATCGATTACGAATAagtatattgatttaattacgTTGCATGCGATTTgagatttgattaaatttaaacacttgTGAATTAAATGTACCCTTTATCATACAAGGACACAATCTGttactataaattttgattcaaattttgttttgtttacattttatcttctattctgttttattctttataatcaTAATACACTAATTGATCATGGTACACATTAAAAACTATCAATTGATTTTCATTACAGTATTCTATTTTAAGGAAttgtgtaattttatattaacatttatgTATAGAACACTTAACCATGTTCAtttgtttgtttgaatattgTTTTGGGCGTAACAGGGCTGTATGATAGcatctttattctttttttaaaaaacattttcatagatcacttaaaatatattaaataagatttccAGTGATctataaaaacagttaaattgatttaatattaataaatatttatggaactAATCAATAAAcatcaaataagaaattcattataTGTAGTGTTTGTCaataatctcattttttaaaaaaacaaatttggttgTTGTACTTCtgaagcattttaaattgcagTCAAAGGTAACATAGCACTTTgtat from Parasteatoda tepidariorum isolate YZ-2023 chromosome 2, CAS_Ptep_4.0, whole genome shotgun sequence includes:
- the LOC107455873 gene encoding citramalyl-CoA lyase, mitochondrial, with protein sequence MCVCCAVNKMMHLCFKLFGIQKSLTVGGKILFYTPFVRTFHANSQLKIRDSIRPRRAMLYVPGHDQKKIGKLNSINVDCAVLDCEDGVAANMKADARRNICEMLQTFNFGKTDCAVRINSVESGLAEEDLIAILKNNKLPDTLVVPKLDNPSQLMWLNDVLRSHLQPKKEFKMLNLLFLVESAISLLNLRSLCAKAMELSQEGFFRLEGLIFGADDFCADIGANRSSDSRELVTSRQMFVIYAKAFKIQAIDMVHINYKDLDSLKKYSEEGANMGFTGKQVIHPMQVPVVQKAFSPSEEKIEWATELIKLFKIHQSEGKGAFIFRGNVIDKPLLLQAEYIIKMSDTNK